CCCCGCATCGAGGGGGCGGGTCCCGACGACGAGGTCCACGGCCCCGCCTGCGCGACCGAGTGTCCGCCACAGCTACGGTTCGTCGGCTTCCTCGACGACGAGGACGGCCCCATCTACCGGCTCGTCGAGGAGTGGGAGGTCGCCGTGCGCCTCCACCCTGAGTACCGCACGCAGCCCAACGTGTACTACATCCCGCCGTACGCCCCGCCCCAGCACAACGACGACGGCGAGACCGTCGACGTCGACCGCATCCCCCGCGAGTACCTCCGCGAACTGTTCGGCCCGGCGGTCAACGACGCGCTCGACACCATCGAACGCGAGCGCGAGACCGTCATGCAGGGCGGCGAGAGCGAACTGATGGAGCTGCTGATCCACACCGACTACGCCGAGCAGTACCGCCTCGAGGTGTTCGACGGTGACTGACGGCGGGCGCGCCCGCGGGTTCGCCCCCCTCGTGGTCGCCGTGGCGGTCTGTCTCGTCGCGTTCACCGTGCTCGTCCCGACGCTCGGCGAGGGGCGCCCGGCAAACGAGATCGCGCTCGTCGACCTCTCGGACGACCGCGACCCCGCCTCGCCGACCGCCGAGGCGTGGGACGACGTTCCGACGACGGACGTGCCGATGGCGAGCGCGCAGGCGGACGTCCCGAACGCCGAGGACGTGACCGTCGAGTCGGTCGCCGTCGAGGCCGCCAGCACCGACGACCGGCTGTACCTCCGGCTGTCGTGGAACGACTCGACCGTCGACGACGAGAGCGGCGCGCCCGAGGCGTTCGCGGACGCGGTCGCGGTCCAGTTGCCCACCGACGGCACCGAACAGCCCCCGATCACGATGGGCGGCGACGACAACACCGTGAACGTCTGGTACTGGAACGCCCGGGCGGGCGGACAGGAACTGCTCGCCGGCGGCCCGGGGACGACGACGGCGCTGGGGAACTCGACGGTCGAGACCGAGGCGGTCCGCGACGGCGACCGCTGGCGCGTCGTCTTCGTGCGCGACCGCACGGTCGACGGGGCCG
The Salinilacihabitans rarus DNA segment above includes these coding regions:
- a CDS encoding ethylbenzene dehydrogenase-related protein yields the protein MTDGGRARGFAPLVVAVAVCLVAFTVLVPTLGEGRPANEIALVDLSDDRDPASPTAEAWDDVPTTDVPMASAQADVPNAEDVTVESVAVEAASTDDRLYLRLSWNDSTVDDESGAPEAFADAVAVQLPTDGTEQPPITMGGDDNTVNVWYWNARAGGQELLAGGPGTTTALGNSTVETEAVRDGDRWRVVFVRDRTVDGADNRTAIGGDRDVDVSLAAWNGSNAERAGQKSVSEWYYLPFGPGPAGPPYEAILWTVAGLAVAVVIAVTILGVRRT